The DNA segment TGTTATCGAAATGGGGTACCTAGGCGGATATGGCTGGGTGAAAAATGTTAATTGGGCAGCAACAGGTGAGCTCGCTTCACAGCGTTGTCGCTCTTGGGGGTATGAAGATGCGGAGCGTTTCGGGCTTGGTCATGCAATATGCATTGAAGACAACGGAGCAGGCGGTGCGTTCAAGATGTGTACTACGGCTAAGTACACCGTTGAGTATCAGTGCACAGGTAAAATGATAATCGATTAACTGATAATAATTAGAATGGGGAGCTTTTAATAATAGTATTTATTGTTGTGTTAACAGCAATTGGCGTAATACGAGTAATGGTATTCTGAATACTTACTTGAAATTTATATATGTAACAAACTTATAGCTTAAAAATTAAATACCTTAAATAAAAAACGGAATAATGAAAATGAAACAGACTTTGTTAGCAGTAGCACTACTTACATTTGTAACTGCACCTGTGATGGCTAGTGAAACGACTTACGCACTGGGTGCGGGAGTTGCAGATATTGACGGCCTTGAAATGATAGAGTTCAAAGGAAGTGTAGTATCAGACTTTGAAACACTTTGGACAAGTATTGGTGCGACTTATAGTATCGCAGATAATCTAACCTCATATATGGATGGTAATACTTTAGAAGCTAATGCAAAGCTAGGTATTCGTGTTGGAAATGAAGGGTTTGAGTTTCGACCTTACTTAGCTGCAACTATTGGTCGAGCTTCCCTAGATTCGCCATTTGGTGATAGTACTGAAACATTTACATTTTTTGGTTTTGGGGCAGAATTTCAAATTCAGCAGCACTTTGTCATCTCAGCAGAGTATGGTCAAACAAACCAAGATGAATATGAATTTGATACGACTCGCATTAACTTCACTTATAAGTTCTAAATGATAAATTAATAGATAGCAGTTTGATTTTTGGTTTTTATAGGGAAGTTATCTTTCACCTTCTGTAGATTGAAGGCTTAAATAAGTTTTTAATTTCTTTCAACGCTAACTGCTACTTAATTGTTTCTGCCAACCAAAAATATGATGTATGGGGGTACGTATATAGAACCAATAGTTTTGGTCAAATCCTAGTTGCTTATGTGAAGCGTAATGATGATAAAAGGGAGTTCTTATGAAAAAGCTATTTTTAATAATTATTGCGGGACTTATATCTACTGGTTGTACGTTAAATCAAGAACTAGGTCTATTATCCATGACTACAGACTCTATGGAAGAGCGGGAAAAGGTTAGGTTTGTCGCTATCCACTATAGTGTGCTTTTGTCCTGTGATAAAAGCTATGAACATCTACCAAAATTAGCTAATAGGTTTAGAGAGTTAGAAGTGGTAGCCCCTCAAACAGCTTGGGGGTTAAAAGCCTTAGGTGGTGATTTGCCTCCAGCTAAAACTTACATGTTAATTGGTTGCGATAAAGCAAAAACAAATGTAGAACATTGGGTCAAAACTAAAGAATATTATTATCACGGTCAGGGACAATGGGTGGTGTATAAAGACTAGCCTGTTCAAGCTAAAGGCTAAAGAAGTGCATTTAGCTTTAGGCTTTTACCACGTTTTATAGTGTTTACAAATGGAAGTTAAAATGACTCAAGCGAATGATTATGAAATGGTTTTAGTAGAAAGTTATATTGTCAATAACACATCAGGGAAGCATGGGAATATTCATATTCGTCCTGTAGAAGGGAATAAATATACTTCGGAACTTCAAGTGGCATGCTCTAAATCACTAAGTGATCCAAAGTGCTTTCCAGTTGGTACTAAATTTATGCTTCAAGCTAAATTAACTGATAGAGCTAGTGGTGGTAAGTATCTTTACAGTCATCCTCGCTGGAAATATGAGATTGTTAAGTAATGAAGTTTAAAAATGTCATATTTCTTATGTAGAAGGTTTTAATGATTTAGATGGTGGTAAAAATTTCTATGCTTGACCAAATAAAAGAATTCATAAATCCAAGCAAGAATCCTGATTTAAGTCAGGCGCATGAATTTCAGCGTAAACATCTGCCCACACTTTGGCTAATAGGTAAAACAGGAGCTGGTAAGTCCTCGTTTATTCAAGCCGTAACAGGGCATTCGTCTATAGAGGTTGGAAATGGATATGCGCCCTGCACAATGACTGCTGAAGTTTATGAATTCCCGCAAGATAAACCCGTTATGCGTTTCTTAGATACAAGAGGCCTAGGGGAAGCTGACTATAATCCAAATGATGATCTTGAAGAGATTAGTGAGTCAGGTAATTCTTTAGTTGTAGTAATGAAAGTTGATGAGTCTGAACAATCTTCAGTCCTCGAGGCCTTAAAGCAGATTAAGAAGAAAAATAAAATCAAACACCTACTTCTTGTTCATAGTGCAGTGCTACTTTCTGGACATAAAGAGCTAGAACGCCAAATTACCTTTAATGAAAAACAAGTAAAGGGTATCTGGGGTAAGGATTTTGATGCTGTAGCGGTAGATTTTGAAGCTGGTGACGGTTCCGTTTATAACTATGACGCCTTAATTGAAAAATTGACAAAAATACTCCCAGTTATCGGAATGATGATAGAAGACAAAGAGCGCTCAACAATTGAAGAAGAGAACTTTGATAAAGTTGAAAATGAAGTGCTTTGGTATGCTGGTAGTGCTTCAGCAAGTGATCTTATTCCCGCGGTTGGATTAGTTTCTGTTCCTGCAATTCAGGCCAAAATGTTGCACAGTTTAGCTAATCAATATGGTGTTGAGTGGAGTACCAGAACTTTCAGCGAATTAATTGGTACGCTTGGTAGCAGTTTTGCATTGCAGTACGGAGTGAAATTAGGTGCTAGGCAGTTAGTTAAGTTTGTT comes from the Shewanella halifaxensis HAW-EB4 genome and includes:
- a CDS encoding outer membrane beta-barrel protein — protein: MKQTLLAVALLTFVTAPVMASETTYALGAGVADIDGLEMIEFKGSVVSDFETLWTSIGATYSIADNLTSYMDGNTLEANAKLGIRVGNEGFEFRPYLAATIGRASLDSPFGDSTETFTFFGFGAEFQIQQHFVISAEYGQTNQDEYEFDTTRINFTYKF
- the yecR gene encoding lipoprotein; protein product: MKKILMAFFITTSVTVFTGCASAPKNFTLDTFSGSRSDGVIEMGYLGGYGWVKNVNWAATGELASQRCRSWGYEDAERFGLGHAICIEDNGAGGAFKMCTTAKYTVEYQCTGKMIID
- a CDS encoding YcjF family protein; this encodes MVVKISMLDQIKEFINPSKNPDLSQAHEFQRKHLPTLWLIGKTGAGKSSFIQAVTGHSSIEVGNGYAPCTMTAEVYEFPQDKPVMRFLDTRGLGEADYNPNDDLEEISESGNSLVVVMKVDESEQSSVLEALKQIKKKNKIKHLLLVHSAVLLSGHKELERQITFNEKQVKGIWGKDFDAVAVDFEAGDGSVYNYDALIEKLTKILPVIGMMIEDKERSTIEEENFDKVENEVLWYAGSASASDLIPAVGLVSVPAIQAKMLHSLANQYGVEWSTRTFSELIGTLGSSFALQYGVKLGARQLVKFVPGYGQTVGAVTAAGVSFGTTYGLGRAACFYFYHKSKGETVSKEGMQSLYKDSFYKGKAASGYE